CCGAATCTTTGATGACAGATTCCTGCACGTTAGTAGCCACCAAGCTGATGTGTGTTGCCAGGAATGCTCCGGCAAAATGATCTGAACCCATAGCCAGCACAGGCATCGGCAGTTTTTTCTTGGCAAATTCAACATTGTCTTTGCCGTCCTGGTTAAAATACCCAAACCAATGGAATGCACCGGTGGTAGCGCCGGGTACAGAATAAGCCCTGATAAATTCAGCAGTCTCTCCCTTGGTAAAAGCGTTTTTTTGAAAACCTACAACGGGCCAGAAGTCGGTAAAAAATACGCGGACTTTACCGGAAACCAATTCTCCCGCATGCGGCTGTGCAAAAAAACCAAACCACCAGGCCTGGGCTTTAACCTGGCTCCAAACAGGCTCAATGCCGGGTAACAATGCATCCATCAAAACCAGTTTTTTTACATCACCTGGATACTGGGCTGCATAAGCATAAGCCACCATCAATCCGATGTCATGACCGGCGAGGTTAATACGCTGATAGCCCAATTTTTTCATCAGTTCATGCATATCCACTGCCATATTCTTTTTATCGTAACCACCGGCTGGCTTACCCGATTCACCAACGCCGCGCATATCGGGTGCGATAACGGTATAGTGTTTTGATAACTCGGGCAGCAGCCTGTTCCACATATACCAGTTTTGGCCAAAGCCGTGTATCAGCAGCAAAGGCTCACCCTTTCCGCCAATCACGTAATGGATCTTCACATTGTTTACGGTCGCATACTGATGCTTAAAATTTGACGGAGGGTTAGCCGGAGTAACCGCCGCGAAAACATTGGCAATTAAAGCCGAGAACAGCAGGGTAACCAATAGCTGTTTCATTGTTGTTCTGATTTTCATAGTTTTATTGTTTTTGATATGGAATTATGATTATTTATTCTTGTTATTGCTAATGTCTTTATAGGCATTAGGGAGGTTGAAATTGTAGTGCAGCCAATTGAACAACACATAACCTTTATCGAACTCTTTCATCGGCACCGCCGTTTTGGTTTGTTCCAGGCTCAAGCCTTTGTCAACCGCCGCTTCTACTTCGCTTTTTAATTTTTCGACGTAATCAATCGTATATTTAATACCGGCTTTATTGGTAATGCGGCCATGGCCGGGAATAATAATGGCATCGTCAGGTAAAAAGTCGTATACTTTTTTGAGGTTAACGACAGGCTCCAAAAAGACACCATCGAATAACCAGGGGATAGCAGGACTTTCAGCGATGAAGGGGTTACCGGCCCAGAATATCTTTTGATTGGGCATCCACACAAACAAATCGGCCTGAGACTGCGCAGGGCTAATGTTCAGAAGTTCAACAATCTTGCCACCGCCCATATCTACCTTAAGATCACTGTTCTTCGGGATCACGATATCCGCCGTCCGGAAAATAGTATTTTCAATTTCCCTACCGGTGCCGAAAAGCCCGACCATAAATGTTTTAATGCCATCATAGTTTTTTGAAAGGTTATTCCTGGCAAATTCATTTTGAATGATGCGGGTAGAAGGAGGAAGTAAGTAATTACTGAAACAATGATCGCCATGATCGCTGGTGTTAACCGCATAGATAATGGGCTTATCCGTCACCAATCGGATGAGTTTCACTTCCTGGTCGTAAAGCCGCTTAGTCATCATCACCTCGATCAGCAGCACTCCTTTATCTCCGACGATAAAACCACCTGTAGTAGCCTGAGGAATACCTTTAGTTGTTTCTGTTTCTGCAGTAGTCGGGATGATAGCGTAAATATCCGTTGCCACTTTGTGCAGGCCGAGGGTGACTTTATTGGCGTCCCAGATAGGCACCACGGGCGGCATTTGGGCAAAAACGCTGCTGCTGAGCACCAGGCAGGCCGTTAACAATCTGATAAATGTTGTTTTCATATTGATTTGAACTTGGTTTTTATCTTTGGTAAGCTCCGTAATAATTAATTGGCGACCAATCTGGAATTGCGCGCGCTATTGGTGGGCATCGCGCGGCATATTTACCAGCAGCGTATACTATGTTGCCGTTAACAATGGTTATCAGCGACGAAATATGCTTTACCTTTTCTGGAGTTGCACTAAAATAATCGTCAGAAAGAATGACCATATCGGCATACATACCTTTCACAAGTTTGCCTTTAACGTCCTGCTCACCCGAGCACCATGCGCTGCCTGAGGTATAAAGTTTTAGGGCAGTGAACTTATCCAGCACCTGGTCTTTTGGCCAAAACTGCATACCTCCAATGGTTTTACCGGTTAGCAACCAATGCAAGGCCATCCATGGGTTATAGGTTGAAATACGAGGCGCGT
The genomic region above belongs to Mucilaginibacter sp. KACC 22773 and contains:
- a CDS encoding alpha/beta fold hydrolase, which codes for MKIRTTMKQLLVTLLFSALIANVFAAVTPANPPSNFKHQYATVNNVKIHYVIGGKGEPLLLIHGFGQNWYMWNRLLPELSKHYTVIAPDMRGVGESGKPAGGYDKKNMAVDMHELMKKLGYQRINLAGHDIGLMVAYAYAAQYPGDVKKLVLMDALLPGIEPVWSQVKAQAWWFGFFAQPHAGELVSGKVRVFFTDFWPVVGFQKNAFTKGETAEFIRAYSVPGATTGAFHWFGYFNQDGKDNVEFAKKKLPMPVLAMGSDHFAGAFLATHISLVATNVQESVIKDSGHWVVQENTPQVQKDLLAFLMK